Proteins encoded in a region of the Macrobrachium rosenbergii isolate ZJJX-2024 chromosome 34, ASM4041242v1, whole genome shotgun sequence genome:
- the LOC136855964 gene encoding protein kinase C-binding protein NELL2a-like isoform X2 produces the protein MEEVLQKQEAALNQLKGIHQNTRDCLRREDLKNLNAISAADECSDKVVNFTCICPPGFVLNGLRCEDVDECARGKADCSPHATCKNSLGSYSCSCNPPFQGDGRTCDVDECAQGIDDCSPLASCKNSVGSYSCSCNPPFEGDGRTCEFFCRRPAKAIEGLGCVKLVGGRTTWEETRDLCHREGWRLLQDFDLNRLQDVRQAFQYYGPWIGVHNGKWTETSGAALGEELWVQGYRSDPSKRCGLIIWDLTSSSFKVTQGDCSVGRYGFCQVI, from the exons ATGGAGGAAGTACTGCAGAAACAAGAAGCCGCCTTGAACCAGCTGAAGG GGATTCATCAAAACACAAGAGACTGCCTTCGAAGGGAGGACCTGAAGAACTTGAACGCCATATCAGCAGCAG ATGAATGTTCCGACAAAGTTGTCAATTTTACCTGTATCTGTCCCCCCGGCTTCGTGCTGAATGGTCTGCGTTgtgaag ACGTGGACGAGTGCGCCCGAGGTAAAGCTGACTGCAGCCCCCACGCAACGTGCAAGAACTCCCTGGGGAGTTACAGCTGCTCTTGCAACCCGCCCTTCCAGGGAGATGGACGAACCTGTG ACGTGGACGAGTGCGCCCAAGGCATAGACGACTGCAGCCCTCTCGCTTCATGCAAGAACTCCGTCGGGAGTTACAGCTGCTCTTGCAACCCACCTTTCGAGGGAGATGGACGAACCTGTG AGTTCTTCTGCAGAAGGCCGGCCAAGGCCATTGAGGGCCTGGGGTGCGTTAAGCTTGTAGGGGGAAGGACGACCTGGGAGGAGACGAGGGACCTCTGCCACCGGGAGGGGTGGCGCCTCCTGCAAGACTTCGACTTGAATCGTCTGCAGGATGTTCGTCAGGCTTTTCAGTATTATG GCCCCTGGATAGGCGTCCACAACGGGAAGTGGACGGAGACTTCCGGAGCAGCTCTGGGTGAAGAGCTTTGGGTGCAGGGCTACCGATCGGACCCCTCAAAGCGCTGTGGCCTCATCATTTGGGACTTGACGTCTTCCTCGTTCAAAGTGACCCAAGGTGACTGTTCCGTTGGGCGCTATGGCTTCTGCCAAGTGATCTGA
- the LOC136855964 gene encoding uncharacterized protein isoform X1, translating to MEEVLQKQEAALNQLKEMREKLEHVENNLQELHHEMEHMKGIHQNTRDCLRREDLKNLNAISAADECSDKVVNFTCICPPGFVLNGLRCEDVDECARGKADCSPHATCKNSLGSYSCSCNPPFQGDGRTCDVDECAQGIDDCSPLASCKNSVGSYSCSCNPPFEGDGRTCEFFCRRPAKAIEGLGCVKLVGGRTTWEETRDLCHREGWRLLQDFDLNRLQDVRQAFQYYGPWIGVHNGKWTETSGAALGEELWVQGYRSDPSKRCGLIIWDLTSSSFKVTQGDCSVGRYGFCQVI from the exons ATGGAGGAAGTACTGCAGAAACAAGAAGCCGCCTTGAACCAGCTGAAGG AAATGCGAGAGAAACTCGAACACGTAGAAAATAATCTTCAAG AACTTCACCACGAGATGGAGCACATGAAAG GGATTCATCAAAACACAAGAGACTGCCTTCGAAGGGAGGACCTGAAGAACTTGAACGCCATATCAGCAGCAG ATGAATGTTCCGACAAAGTTGTCAATTTTACCTGTATCTGTCCCCCCGGCTTCGTGCTGAATGGTCTGCGTTgtgaag ACGTGGACGAGTGCGCCCGAGGTAAAGCTGACTGCAGCCCCCACGCAACGTGCAAGAACTCCCTGGGGAGTTACAGCTGCTCTTGCAACCCGCCCTTCCAGGGAGATGGACGAACCTGTG ACGTGGACGAGTGCGCCCAAGGCATAGACGACTGCAGCCCTCTCGCTTCATGCAAGAACTCCGTCGGGAGTTACAGCTGCTCTTGCAACCCACCTTTCGAGGGAGATGGACGAACCTGTG AGTTCTTCTGCAGAAGGCCGGCCAAGGCCATTGAGGGCCTGGGGTGCGTTAAGCTTGTAGGGGGAAGGACGACCTGGGAGGAGACGAGGGACCTCTGCCACCGGGAGGGGTGGCGCCTCCTGCAAGACTTCGACTTGAATCGTCTGCAGGATGTTCGTCAGGCTTTTCAGTATTATG GCCCCTGGATAGGCGTCCACAACGGGAAGTGGACGGAGACTTCCGGAGCAGCTCTGGGTGAAGAGCTTTGGGTGCAGGGCTACCGATCGGACCCCTCAAAGCGCTGTGGCCTCATCATTTGGGACTTGACGTCTTCCTCGTTCAAAGTGACCCAAGGTGACTGTTCCGTTGGGCGCTATGGCTTCTGCCAAGTGATCTGA